The following proteins are co-located in the Fusobacterium sp. IOR10 genome:
- the galE gene encoding UDP-glucose 4-epimerase GalE translates to MAVLVTGGAGYIGSHTVIQLLNSNEDVIIVDDLSNSSIKVIDRIEELSGKRPKFYEINILEENKFKKIFEENEIESIIHFAGFKAVGESVNKPLAYYTNNLVSTLIILNTMKEYNVKNFVFSSSATVYGDPKSCPILEDFPLSTTNPYGTTKLMIENILRDICKTDKKLNVGILRYFNPVGAHKSGRIGEEPNGIPNNLMPYITKVAIGKLEKLSIFGDDYATHDGTGVRDYIHVEDLAAGHLKTLTKLRNNSGLVTYNLGTGKGYSVLDMVKAFSKACGKEIPYSIVGRRAGDIAMCYADSNKAKKELGWEAKYDLDRMCEDSWRWQSNNPNGYED, encoded by the coding sequence ATGGCAGTTTTAGTTACTGGTGGTGCAGGTTATATAGGAAGTCATACTGTAATTCAACTTTTAAATTCAAATGAAGATGTTATTATAGTTGACGATTTAAGTAATAGTTCAATAAAAGTAATAGATAGAATAGAGGAACTTTCAGGAAAGAGACCTAAATTTTATGAGATAAATATTTTAGAAGAAAATAAATTTAAAAAAATATTTGAAGAAAATGAAATAGAATCTATAATACATTTTGCAGGTTTTAAAGCAGTTGGAGAATCAGTTAATAAACCTTTAGCCTATTATACAAATAATTTAGTATCCACATTAATAATTTTAAATACAATGAAAGAATACAATGTGAAAAATTTTGTTTTTAGTTCTTCAGCAACAGTTTATGGAGATCCTAAATCATGTCCAATACTAGAAGATTTTCCATTAAGTACAACAAACCCTTATGGAACAACAAAATTGATGATAGAAAATATATTAAGGGATATTTGTAAAACTGATAAGAAATTAAATGTTGGAATACTTAGATATTTTAATCCAGTTGGTGCTCATAAAAGTGGAAGAATTGGTGAAGAACCAAATGGTATACCTAATAATTTAATGCCTTATATTACTAAAGTTGCAATAGGAAAATTGGAAAAATTAAGTATTTTTGGAGATGATTATGCAACTCATGATGGAACAGGAGTAAGAGATTACATTCATGTGGAAGATCTAGCTGCAGGACATTTAAAAACATTAACAAAGTTAAGAAATAATTCAGGATTGGTAACATATAATCTTGGAACAGGAAAGGGATATAGCGTTTTAGATATGGTAAAGGCATTTAGTAAGGCTTGTGGGAAAGAAATACCATATAGCATAGTAGGAAGAAGAGCTGGTGATATTGCCATGTGTTATGCAGATTCAAATAAAGCAAAGAAAGAGTTAGGATGGGAAGCAAAATATGATTTAGATAGAATGTGTGAAGATTCTTGGAGATGGCAAAGTAACAATCCAAATGGATATGAAGATTAG
- a CDS encoding YheT family hydrolase — MLNYNPKFLFKNRHINTCFPTIFRKIEVLYKRERVETYDKDFIDIDWIKNKSNSLVVLCHGLEGSSNSKYIKAHAKYFSEQGWDVLAINYRGCSGEENRKVYSYNSILTDDLKLVLEEKGKSYEKIAVVGFSLGANLILKYLGCEKTFPKNLLCAVTVSPPCNFISTSSQLKKFGNTIYKLKFLIKLKKKIKEKYDNNLDYRDKIDLEGVLKAKNLEEFDEAFTGKYFGFKGAMDYYEKTNTVKTLKNIKIPTYIITPLDDPIMGKECYPYEEVKKNKNILFETPKYGGHIGFSAIKNYPYVLEKSVYNYVSNF; from the coding sequence ATGTTAAATTACAATCCGAAATTTCTATTTAAAAATAGACATATAAACACTTGCTTTCCTACTATTTTTAGAAAAATAGAAGTTTTATATAAAAGAGAAAGAGTGGAAACTTACGATAAGGATTTTATTGATATTGATTGGATAAAGAATAAAAGTAATAGTTTAGTAGTTTTATGCCATGGATTAGAAGGAAGTTCCAATAGTAAATATATAAAGGCCCATGCTAAATATTTTTCTGAACAAGGATGGGATGTTTTAGCTATAAATTATAGAGGATGCAGCGGAGAAGAAAATAGAAAAGTTTATTCATATAACTCTATTTTAACTGATGACTTAAAATTAGTTTTAGAAGAGAAGGGGAAAAGTTATGAAAAAATTGCAGTTGTTGGATTTAGTTTAGGAGCTAATTTAATATTGAAATATTTAGGTTGTGAAAAAACATTTCCAAAAAATTTACTTTGTGCAGTTACAGTTTCTCCCCCATGTAATTTTATTTCCACTAGCAGTCAGTTAAAAAAGTTTGGAAACACAATTTATAAATTAAAATTTTTGATTAAACTTAAGAAAAAAATAAAAGAAAAATATGACAATAATTTAGATTATAGAGATAAGATAGATTTAGAAGGAGTTTTAAAGGCTAAGAATTTAGAAGAGTTTGACGAAGCCTTTACAGGAAAATATTTTGGCTTTAAAGGAGCAATGGATTATTATGAAAAAACTAATACAGTTAAGACTTTGAAGAACATAAAAATTCCAACATATATAATAACTCCCTTAGATGACCCTATTATGGGGAAAGAATGCTATCCTTATGAAGAGGTAAAGAAAAATAAAAACATTCTATTTGAAACACCAAAATATGGAGGACATATTGGCTTTTCTGCAATAAAAAATTATCCATATGTTTTAGAAAAAAGTGTATACAACTATGTTTCTAATTTTTAA
- a CDS encoding YifB family Mg chelatase-like AAA ATPase: MITKVKSSSYFGIDSFLVEVEVDISRGLPSFNIVGLGDAAVLESKERIRAAIRNSGYRMEYNKIVINLTPAGKRKVGTHFDLPIAIGIMHCQNLIKAKKEILENYVFMGELSLNGDLKRTQGVVSGAILAKELGYKGIVIPYENKEEGNLIKNINVVIVKNLKDVELFLETGEKINTEYNEDNILKEEEDYKIDFADVKGQEVAKRALEICAAGGHNLIMIGTPGCGKTMLAKRVMTILPPLTEKEKIEITKIYSIAGKLNEKNPIIEKRPFRSPHHTSTGVAMIGGGRIPKVGEISLANRGVLFLDELIEFKKEILENLREPLEEKRISITRANYKVEFPCKFLLLMSTNPCNCGNYFENDGSCTCSATEISRYLKKLSGPLIDRIDLKVEMRRLSEKELLDSDPKEKSKDIRKRVIEARNIQKIRFKDDRLNGDMLRKDLDKYCSLNKENKKIMKKAIENLKLSARGFDRVLKVSRTIADLDKSIEIKKEHILEALSYRINNIL, from the coding sequence GTGATTACAAAAGTTAAAAGTTCAAGTTATTTTGGGATAGATTCATTTTTAGTGGAAGTAGAAGTTGATATTTCAAGGGGATTACCCTCTTTTAATATAGTGGGTCTGGGAGATGCAGCTGTTCTAGAGAGTAAAGAAAGAATAAGAGCAGCAATTAGAAACAGCGGTTATAGAATGGAATACAATAAAATAGTAATCAATTTGACCCCAGCAGGTAAGAGAAAAGTTGGAACACATTTTGATTTGCCAATAGCTATAGGTATTATGCATTGTCAAAATTTAATAAAAGCAAAAAAAGAAATTCTGGAAAATTATGTTTTTATGGGAGAATTATCATTAAATGGAGATTTAAAAAGAACTCAAGGAGTTGTAAGCGGAGCAATTTTAGCTAAAGAATTGGGATATAAGGGAATAGTTATCCCCTATGAAAATAAAGAAGAAGGAAACTTAATAAAAAATATAAATGTAGTTATAGTCAAAAATCTAAAGGATGTGGAGCTTTTTTTAGAAACAGGAGAGAAAATAAACACAGAATATAATGAGGATAATATTTTAAAGGAAGAAGAAGATTATAAGATAGATTTTGCAGATGTAAAGGGTCAAGAGGTTGCCAAAAGGGCATTGGAGATTTGTGCTGCAGGGGGGCATAATTTAATTATGATAGGAACTCCTGGGTGTGGAAAAACAATGTTAGCAAAAAGGGTTATGACTATTTTACCTCCTTTAACAGAAAAAGAAAAAATAGAAATCACAAAAATATATAGTATAGCAGGGAAATTAAATGAAAAAAATCCTATAATAGAAAAAAGACCATTTAGGTCTCCTCACCATACAAGCACTGGAGTGGCAATGATTGGAGGAGGGAGAATCCCAAAAGTTGGTGAAATTTCTTTGGCTAATAGAGGAGTTTTATTTTTAGATGAACTTATTGAATTTAAAAAAGAAATATTGGAAAATTTAAGGGAGCCCTTGGAAGAAAAAAGAATTTCAATAACAAGAGCTAACTATAAAGTTGAATTTCCATGTAAATTTTTGCTTTTAATGTCAACAAATCCATGTAATTGTGGGAATTATTTTGAAAATGATGGAAGTTGTACTTGTAGCGCAACAGAAATTTCTAGATATTTAAAAAAATTATCAGGTCCTCTTATAGATAGGATAGATTTAAAGGTAGAAATGAGAAGACTGTCAGAAAAAGAGTTGTTAGATAGTGATCCAAAGGAAAAATCAAAGGATATAAGGAAGAGAGTTATAGAAGCAAGAAATATTCAAAAAATAAGGTTTAAAGATGACAGATTAAATGGAGATATGTTGAGAAAAGATTTAGACAAATATTGTTCATTGAATAAAGAAAATAAAAAAATAATGAAGAAAGCTATTGAGAATTTAAAATTATCTGCAAGGGGATTTGATAGGGTATTAAAGGTTTCAAGAACAATTGCAGACCTAGATAAAAGTATAGAAATAAAAAAAGAACATATATTAGAGGCTTTATCTTATAGAATAAACAACATATTATAA
- a CDS encoding Glu/Leu/Phe/Val dehydrogenase, whose protein sequence is MAKNVFEMAQAQVKAACDKLGMEANVYELLKEPRRVLEVNIPVTMDNGSIRIFKGYRSQHNDAVGPTKGGIRFHQNVSLEEVKALSIWMTFKCSVTGIPYGGGKGGIIVDPSELSKGELERLSRGYIQGIYKLIGEKVDVPAPDVNTNGQIMSWMVDEYNKLTGTSAIGTLTGKPLEFGGSKGRNEATGFGVAVTAREAAKKLGIEMKEAKLAVQGFGNVGAYTVKNIEKLGGTVVTIAEWSKEDGAYAIYKEDGINFQAAWDYKAANGTLVGFPGSKKVSMDDFWACDVEIVIPAALENAIDAPQAELIKAKLVCEAANGPITEAGDAVLNKKGITVTPDILTNAGGVTVSYFEWVQNLYGYYWEEAEVEQKEEIAMVKAFEALWKISKEYNVTMRESAYMHSVKRVAEAMKVRGWY, encoded by the coding sequence ATGGCTAAAAATGTTTTTGAAATGGCTCAAGCTCAAGTTAAGGCAGCATGTGATAAGTTAGGAATGGAAGCAAATGTATATGAATTATTAAAAGAACCAAGAAGAGTACTAGAAGTTAATATTCCAGTAACAATGGATAATGGTTCAATAAGAATATTCAAAGGATACAGATCTCAACATAATGATGCAGTTGGTCCTACTAAAGGTGGAATCAGATTTCATCAAAATGTTTCACTAGAAGAAGTAAAAGCATTATCAATTTGGATGACATTCAAATGTTCTGTAACAGGAATTCCTTATGGTGGAGGTAAAGGTGGAATAATTGTAGATCCATCTGAATTATCAAAAGGTGAATTAGAAAGATTATCTAGAGGATACATTCAAGGAATCTATAAATTAATAGGAGAAAAAGTTGACGTTCCAGCTCCTGATGTAAATACTAACGGACAAATCATGTCTTGGATGGTAGACGAATATAATAAATTAACTGGTACATCTGCAATTGGTACTTTAACTGGTAAACCATTAGAATTTGGTGGATCAAAAGGAAGAAATGAAGCTACTGGATTTGGTGTTGCAGTTACAGCTAGAGAAGCAGCTAAAAAATTAGGAATTGAAATGAAAGAAGCTAAATTAGCAGTTCAAGGATTTGGAAATGTTGGAGCTTACACTGTTAAAAACATTGAAAAACTTGGTGGAACTGTAGTAACTATAGCTGAATGGTCTAAAGAAGACGGAGCTTATGCAATTTATAAAGAAGACGGAATAAACTTCCAAGCTGCATGGGATTATAAAGCAGCTAATGGAACTTTAGTAGGTTTCCCTGGTTCTAAAAAAGTATCTATGGATGACTTCTGGGCATGTGACGTTGAAATAGTTATACCTGCAGCTCTAGAAAATGCAATAGATGCACCTCAAGCTGAATTAATCAAAGCTAAATTAGTTTGTGAAGCAGCTAACGGTCCTATAACTGAAGCAGGAGACGCAGTATTAAACAAAAAAGGAATTACAGTTACTCCAGATATCTTAACTAATGCTGGTGGAGTTACAGTTTCTTACTTCGAATGGGTTCAAAACTTATACGGATATTATTGGGAAGAAGCAGAAGTAGAACAAAAAGAAGAAATCGCTATGGTTAAAGCGTTTGAAGCTTTATGGAAAATTTCTAAAGAATATAATGTTACAATGAGAGAATCAGCTTACATGCATTCAGTTAAAAGAGTTGCTGAAGCAATGAAAGTTAGAGGATGGTACTAG
- a CDS encoding 2-hydroxyacid dehydrogenase — MKVLCYGVRDVERPFFEKLAKEYNLEVTCTSNFLNTKETAEEAKGFDCVVLRANCFANKENLDLYKEYGVEYVLTRTVGTNHIDIPYAKELGFKMAFVPFYSPNAISELALTHAMMLLRHMSYTTYKTGVKKDFTVDANMFSKEVRNCTVGVVGLGRIGMTTARLFKGLGANVLGQDLFPKTGVEDIVTQVELDELLAKSDIVCLHCPFIPANGKVVTKEFLAKMKEGAILINAARGELQDVPALVEALESGHLAGLGIDVLENESTVFFKDFKGGDIADPMINKLVNMYPRVLVSPHMGSYTDEAVTNMIETSFQNLNEFIETGDCKNKIK; from the coding sequence ATGAAAGTACTTTGTTATGGTGTTAGAGATGTAGAAAGACCATTTTTTGAAAAGTTGGCAAAGGAATACAATCTTGAAGTTACATGTACTAGTAACTTTTTAAACACAAAAGAAACAGCTGAAGAGGCAAAAGGATTTGATTGTGTTGTTTTAAGAGCAAATTGTTTTGCGAATAAAGAAAATTTGGATTTATATAAAGAATATGGAGTAGAATATGTTTTAACTAGAACAGTTGGAACTAATCATATAGATATTCCTTATGCTAAGGAATTAGGATTTAAAATGGCATTTGTTCCATTTTATTCACCAAATGCAATATCTGAATTAGCATTAACTCATGCTATGATGTTATTGAGACATATGTCTTATACAACTTATAAGACAGGAGTAAAAAAAGACTTTACAGTTGATGCAAACATGTTCTCAAAAGAAGTTAGAAACTGTACAGTTGGTGTAGTTGGACTTGGAAGAATAGGAATGACTACAGCAAGATTATTCAAAGGATTAGGAGCAAACGTTTTAGGACAAGATTTATTCCCTAAAACAGGTGTTGAAGATATTGTTACTCAAGTTGAGTTAGATGAACTTCTTGCTAAAAGTGATATAGTATGTCTTCACTGTCCGTTCATACCTGCTAATGGAAAAGTAGTAACTAAAGAATTCTTAGCCAAAATGAAAGAAGGAGCTATCTTAATAAATGCAGCTAGAGGAGAATTACAAGATGTGCCTGCTTTAGTAGAAGCTTTAGAAAGTGGTCATTTAGCTGGATTAGGAATAGATGTTTTAGAAAACGAATCTACAGTATTCTTTAAAGATTTCAAAGGTGGAGATATAGCAGATCCAATGATAAATAAATTAGTAAACATGTATCCAAGAGTTTTAGTTTCACCTCATATGGGTTCTTATACTGATGAAGCAGTAACAAATATGATTGAAACTAGTTTCCAAAATTTAAACGAATTTATAGAAACAGGAGACTGTAAAAATAAAATCAAATAG
- a CDS encoding DUF1904 family protein, whose translation MPYIKLSGLSKEKVCEASKDLVKIVSEVTNTPKERIRIFYNPTLEIVNGKICENRLNVDIGWMPRPQEMCDEVAKQIKEYFNKDNFESIKIYFSEIVRDKFSYIVSE comes from the coding sequence ATGCCTTATATAAAATTATCAGGATTATCAAAGGAAAAAGTTTGTGAAGCAAGTAAAGATTTAGTAAAAATAGTTTCAGAAGTAACAAATACACCTAAAGAAAGAATAAGAATTTTTTATAATCCAACATTGGAAATAGTGAATGGGAAAATATGTGAAAACAGATTAAACGTGGATATAGGGTGGATGCCAAGACCTCAAGAAATGTGTGATGAAGTAGCAAAACAAATTAAAGAATATTTCAATAAAGATAACTTTGAAAGTATAAAAATATATTTTTCAGAAATTGTAAGAGATAAATTTTCTTATATTGTTTCTGAATAA
- a CDS encoding gamma carbonic anhydrase family protein, translating to MIYKLMEKIPEIGENNYIAPTASIIGDVKTKKDVSIWFNAVLRGDNGSIVIGDKSNVQDNVIMHSNEGGNVIIGKNVTLGHGCTIHGAQIGDNSLIGMNALITDNVIIPKNCFVYADSVVTVRIGEIEEGSFIKGNPAKCIGKISEKQKEAVESASEEYQKLKEQYLNNFIKCE from the coding sequence ATGATTTATAAATTAATGGAAAAAATCCCTGAAATAGGAGAAAATAATTATATAGCTCCAACTGCTTCTATAATTGGTGATGTGAAAACAAAAAAAGACGTCTCTATTTGGTTTAACGCTGTTTTAAGAGGAGACAATGGAAGTATTGTTATAGGGGATAAAAGTAATGTTCAAGATAATGTTATAATGCATTCAAATGAGGGAGGAAATGTTATAATTGGAAAGAATGTAACATTAGGTCATGGATGTACAATACATGGAGCACAAATAGGTGATAATAGTTTAATTGGAATGAATGCTCTAATAACAGATAATGTTATAATTCCTAAAAATTGTTTTGTTTATGCAGATTCTGTAGTGACTGTAAGAATAGGTGAAATAGAAGAAGGTAGTTTTATCAAGGGAAATCCAGCAAAATGCATTGGGAAAATATCTGAAAAACAAAAAGAAGCTGTTGAATCAGCCTCTGAAGAGTATCAAAAATTAAAAGAACAATATTTAAATAACTTTATTAAATGTGAATAG
- a CDS encoding aminopeptidase P family protein, with protein MKLSTNDKIASLRNLMKKNNVTAYLVTSSDFHQSEYIGDFFKTREYISNFSGSSGTILITKNKSFLWTDGRYFLQAERELAGSEIFLFKSGLKDTPTVQEFIKHTLNKNDTLAFDGRTISYKLMLDFKNAAKIKSFKLNIVLDLVGNIWENRPELSKEKAFILEDKYSGEKAKNKIKKIRILMKEKKINCHILSSLDDICWLFNLRGKDIKYNPVVLSYAIIFKDKSVLFIDKSKLSENIKIYFKDNNIEIKDYHDFYSYLNTIDKSSTILLDYKKINSYIYKNLPKEVEIINEPNPEIHMKSIKNITEIKNNYNAHIKDGIAMTKFIYWLKTNILKIKISELDVVNKIEKLRSEQPNFIELSFETIAAYGKNAAMMHYLPNYETYSFLKPENLILIDSGGQYLEGTTDITRTISLGEVEPHIKKHYTYVLKSLIALSKVKFPHRTFGGNLDSIARNVIWEIGLDYRCATGHGVGHLLNVHEEPNILRPSASCIIHPDMVTTIEPGIYIDNSHGIRIENETLTTKSFVNEYGLFLEFETLTFVPIDTDAIDLIFLNEDEKNWLNNYHKMVFEKISPFLNKDEKNWLKEQTKNI; from the coding sequence ATGAAACTTTCAACAAATGATAAAATAGCTTCACTTAGGAATCTAATGAAAAAAAATAATGTTACTGCATACCTAGTTACATCCTCTGATTTTCATCAAAGTGAATATATTGGTGATTTTTTTAAAACAAGAGAATATATATCAAACTTCTCAGGATCCAGTGGAACAATATTAATAACTAAAAATAAATCCTTTCTTTGGACTGACGGAAGATATTTTCTCCAAGCAGAAAGGGAACTTGCAGGAAGTGAAATCTTTCTTTTTAAATCTGGATTAAAGGATACCCCAACTGTTCAAGAATTTATAAAGCACACTCTTAATAAAAATGATACCCTTGCCTTTGATGGAAGAACTATTAGTTACAAGCTAATGCTAGATTTTAAAAATGCAGCTAAAATAAAATCCTTTAAATTAAATATCGTTTTGGATCTTGTGGGAAATATTTGGGAAAATAGACCTGAACTTTCCAAAGAAAAAGCTTTTATTTTGGAAGATAAGTATTCAGGAGAAAAAGCTAAAAATAAAATAAAAAAAATAAGAATTTTAATGAAAGAAAAAAAAATAAATTGTCATATTTTATCATCCCTTGATGATATTTGCTGGTTATTTAATTTAAGGGGAAAAGATATTAAATATAATCCTGTGGTACTATCCTATGCTATTATTTTCAAAGATAAATCAGTATTATTCATAGATAAGTCTAAACTTTCTGAAAATATTAAAATTTATTTTAAAGATAATAATATTGAAATAAAAGATTATCATGATTTTTATAGTTATCTAAATACTATTGACAAATCTTCAACTATTCTTTTAGATTACAAGAAAATAAACTCTTATATTTATAAAAATCTCCCAAAGGAAGTTGAAATAATAAATGAACCTAATCCTGAAATTCATATGAAATCAATTAAGAATATTACTGAAATTAAAAATAATTATAATGCTCACATAAAAGATGGAATAGCAATGACAAAATTTATTTATTGGCTTAAAACTAATATTTTAAAAATTAAAATTAGTGAATTGGATGTTGTTAATAAAATAGAGAAACTGAGAAGTGAGCAACCAAATTTTATTGAACTTAGTTTTGAAACAATTGCTGCTTATGGTAAAAATGCTGCTATGATGCATTATTTACCAAACTATGAAACTTATTCCTTTTTAAAACCTGAAAATTTAATTTTAATTGATTCTGGGGGACAATATCTAGAAGGAACCACGGATATCACTAGAACTATTTCTTTAGGTGAAGTTGAACCTCATATAAAAAAACATTATACCTATGTTTTGAAATCTCTAATTGCTCTTTCTAAAGTTAAATTTCCCCATAGAACATTTGGAGGTAATTTAGACTCAATTGCTAGAAACGTTATCTGGGAAATTGGACTTGACTATAGATGTGCAACTGGACATGGGGTGGGACACCTTCTTAATGTTCATGAAGAGCCAAATATTCTAAGACCTTCTGCTAGTTGTATAATCCATCCTGATATGGTAACAACTATTGAACCTGGAATTTATATAGACAACTCCCATGGGATTAGAATAGAAAATGAAACTTTAACAACTAAAAGTTTTGTTAATGAATATGGTTTATTTTTAGAATTTGAAACCCTTACTTTTGTTCCAATTGATACTGATGCAATTGATTTAATTTTTTTAAATGAAGATGAAAAAAATTGGTTGAATAATTATCATAAAATGGTTTTTGAAAAAATATCTCCATTCTTAAATAAAGATGAAAAAAATTGGTTGAAAGAACAAACAAAAAATATATAG
- a CDS encoding ABC transporter ATP-binding protein, translating to MMVIKINNLNFNYGDKQILKNMKLEIKKGKLTGILGPNGCGKSTLLKNILGYIGKENENNIEILGKKSKNYTHKEKSRIMALVPQKSNLMSSMSVLDFVTVGRLPHLKNSWEGYSKKDIDFVNEILEKLGLKKFSSRIALSLSGGEFQMVLLARALIQEPKILLLDEPTSSLDLNHAMDLMSTVKKLVENLNITGVVVLHDLNLASIFCDEIVLMKTGKLVYKGIPKEVLTEKKIKEIYNLDCKVIYNEGKPYVIPFIKY from the coding sequence ATAATGGTAATAAAAATAAATAATCTAAATTTTAATTATGGGGATAAACAAATACTTAAAAATATGAAATTAGAAATAAAGAAAGGTAAATTAACAGGTATATTAGGACCTAATGGTTGTGGAAAATCAACTCTTTTGAAAAATATTTTAGGTTATATAGGTAAAGAAAATGAAAATAATATAGAGATTCTAGGAAAAAAATCAAAAAATTATACTCATAAAGAAAAATCTAGGATAATGGCTTTAGTTCCTCAGAAATCAAATTTAATGAGTTCAATGAGTGTACTAGATTTTGTAACTGTAGGGAGACTACCACATTTAAAAAATAGTTGGGAAGGTTATAGTAAAAAAGACATAGATTTTGTAAATGAAATATTAGAAAAATTAGGATTAAAAAAATTTTCAAGTAGAATTGCTTTAAGTCTTTCAGGTGGAGAATTTCAAATGGTTCTTCTAGCAAGAGCTTTAATCCAAGAACCAAAGATTTTATTATTAGATGAACCAACCTCCTCTTTAGATTTAAATCATGCAATGGATTTAATGTCTACAGTAAAAAAATTAGTGGAGAATCTTAATATTACAGGGGTTGTAGTTCTTCATGATTTAAATCTAGCATCAATATTTTGTGATGAGATTGTATTAATGAAAACTGGAAAATTAGTTTATAAAGGTATACCTAAAGAAGTATTAACAGAAAAAAAAATAAAAGAAATATACAACCTAGATTGTAAAGTAATCTATAATGAAGGGAAACCATATGTTATTCCTTTTATAAAATATTAA
- a CDS encoding iron ABC transporter permease, which yields MKKLLPVLLILGIIILGIFSTTIGSVKIPLENLFKLNEAPKYMQIIVYKLRLPRIVMAILVGMMLSSSGVVVQTVFQNPLADPYIIGIAASATFGSVIAYIFNLPDFMYGVLAFIMSLISTFLIFKMAKKGSNVNVTTLLIIGIAVSSFLGSFTSFSMYLIGEDSFKITMWMMGYLGNATWEKVLLICPPLVFSLWYFYMNRNNLDALLSGDEEAYSLGVDVNKLKIKMLSVSALIVAFSVAFSGMIGFVGLIIPHTIRMITGPSNSKLIPSAALAGAIFLLACDTFGRTVLSPVEIPIGVVTSFFGAPFFLYLALKNKRGVK from the coding sequence ATGAAAAAATTATTACCAGTACTTTTAATATTAGGAATAATAATTTTAGGAATATTTTCCACTACAATAGGAAGTGTAAAAATTCCACTTGAAAATTTATTTAAATTAAATGAAGCTCCAAAGTATATGCAGATAATAGTGTATAAATTAAGATTACCAAGGATAGTAATGGCTATTTTAGTTGGAATGATGTTATCTTCAAGTGGAGTAGTTGTTCAAACAGTTTTTCAGAACCCATTGGCAGATCCATATATTATAGGAATAGCAGCTAGTGCAACTTTTGGATCAGTAATAGCATATATTTTTAACCTGCCAGATTTTATGTATGGAGTTCTTGCATTTATAATGTCTTTAATTAGCACTTTTTTAATATTTAAAATGGCAAAAAAAGGAAGTAATGTTAATGTAACAACACTTCTTATAATTGGGATAGCGGTTTCTTCATTTTTAGGATCATTTACTTCTTTTTCCATGTATTTAATAGGAGAAGATTCTTTTAAAATAACAATGTGGATGATGGGATATTTAGGAAATGCCACTTGGGAGAAAGTACTTTTAATTTGTCCACCTTTAGTGTTTTCTTTATGGTATTTTTATATGAATAGAAATAATTTAGATGCATTATTATCTGGAGATGAGGAAGCTTATTCTTTGGGAGTAGATGTAAATAAATTAAAAATAAAGATGCTTTCAGTTTCAGCTTTAATAGTTGCTTTTTCAGTTGCTTTTTCAGGAATGATAGGATTTGTAGGCCTGATTATACCCCACACAATAAGAATGATAACAGGACCATCAAATTCTAAATTAATACCTAGTGCTGCTTTAGCAGGAGCAATATTTCTTTTAGCCTGTGACACTTTTGGTAGAACAGTTTTATCACCAGTTGAAATTCCAATTGGAGTAGTAACATCCTTTTTTGGAGCTCCATTCTTTCTTTATCTAGCTCTAAAAAATAAAAGAGGTGTGAAATAA